The following proteins are co-located in the Roseovarius arcticus genome:
- a CDS encoding pseudouridine synthase, whose product MQTPYDPPMTPLNVLHADHEMMAVEKPAGLLSVPGKGAHMADCLLSRVQAAFPTALLVHRLDRDTSGVMVFALTPHAQRFLSMQFEERRARKSYIARVAGRMVGKAGEIDLPLIVDWPNRPRQMVCHETGKPSLTEYRVIKVGEDESRVRLRPRTGRTHQLRVHLLALGHPILGDPLYTAGDGFARMMLHAEELRINHPESRRGMSFRVKAPF is encoded by the coding sequence ATGCAGACACCCTATGATCCGCCCATGACGCCGCTAAACGTGCTTCACGCCGATCACGAAATGATGGCCGTGGAAAAGCCTGCCGGCCTGCTATCGGTTCCGGGCAAAGGCGCGCATATGGCCGACTGCTTGCTCAGCCGCGTGCAGGCAGCCTTTCCAACGGCACTATTGGTGCACCGGCTGGATCGGGACACATCGGGTGTAATGGTATTCGCGCTGACGCCGCATGCGCAGCGTTTCCTGTCGATGCAGTTCGAGGAGCGGCGTGCGCGCAAAAGTTATATCGCCCGTGTGGCAGGCCGGATGGTCGGCAAGGCGGGCGAAATTGACCTGCCGCTGATCGTGGACTGGCCAAACCGGCCGCGCCAAATGGTGTGTCATGAGACGGGCAAGCCGTCGTTGACAGAGTACCGCGTCATAAAAGTGGGCGAAGATGAAAGCCGTGTACGGCTGCGGCCCCGGACCGGGCGCACCCATCAGCTGCGTGTGCATTTGCTGGCGCTGGGCCATCCCATACTGGGCGATCCGCTATATACGGCGGGCGATGGTTTTGCCCGGATGATGCTGCACGCCGAAGAGTTGCGCATCAACCATCCCGAAAGCAGACGAGGCATGTCGTTTCGCGTGAAGGCGCCGTTTTAA
- a CDS encoding serine/threonine protein kinase has protein sequence MSLPDISSDIIARAAFVPKTVHKRDIFSETISGDLEGVPDFPVVLRKLDTVPWYARPIAWALARKEIRGLRAVEGITGCPALVRVDKTGLLRSWTQGTPLQLAKPDHIEWYRDARRLLREMRRAGVTHNDIAKPQNWLMTPDGRAAVIDFQLASVHRRRGRLFRTMAREDLRHLLKQKRAYAPDLLTPSERNMLAQKALPSLIWMATGKRVYNFITRRLMNWSDGEGTEDRIERDGPALTAALMAHPDVSGVALATYALPAKGVGLYAFVETTLDTAQLTALAPQPRPEAIQPVRALPRRADGTPRLDALELVAANRLDELAQLQEGEPELADALKPIIASRLNLTDRVLRP, from the coding sequence ATGAGCCTGCCAGACATCTCCTCAGACATCATTGCCCGCGCCGCGTTCGTGCCAAAGACCGTGCACAAGCGCGACATCTTCTCCGAGACGATATCGGGCGATTTAGAGGGCGTCCCCGATTTCCCTGTCGTGCTGCGCAAGCTGGACACCGTGCCGTGGTACGCGCGCCCCATCGCATGGGCGCTGGCCCGCAAGGAAATACGCGGCCTGCGCGCTGTCGAGGGCATCACCGGCTGCCCGGCGCTCGTGCGGGTCGACAAAACCGGTCTGCTGCGCAGCTGGACCCAAGGCACACCGCTACAACTGGCCAAACCGGACCACATCGAATGGTACCGCGACGCCCGCCGCCTCCTGCGCGAGATGCGCCGTGCAGGCGTCACGCATAACGATATCGCCAAGCCGCAGAACTGGCTGATGACGCCGGATGGCCGCGCCGCCGTGATCGACTTTCAGTTGGCGTCGGTTCACCGCAGACGCGGACGCCTTTTTCGCACCATGGCGCGCGAGGATCTGCGCCACCTGCTGAAACAAAAACGCGCCTATGCGCCCGACCTGCTGACTCCGTCCGAACGCAACATGCTGGCGCAAAAGGCCCTGCCGTCGCTTATCTGGATGGCAACAGGCAAGCGCGTGTATAATTTCATCACGCGCCGCCTGATGAACTGGTCCGACGGCGAAGGCACTGAGGACCGTATTGAACGCGATGGACCAGCCCTGACAGCGGCGCTGATGGCGCACCCGGACGTGAGCGGCGTGGCGCTGGCGACCTACGCGCTACCTGCGAAGGGTGTTGGCCTTTATGCATTTGTGGAAACCACCCTCGATACCGCGCAGCTGACCGCCCTCGCACCGCAGCCACGCCCTGAGGCGATCCAACCGGTGCGCGCCTTGCCCCGCCGCGCCGATGGCACCCCCCGCCTCGACGCGCTGGAGCTGGTCGCCGCCAATCGACTGGATGAGTTGGCCCAACTGCAAGAGGGCGAGCCTGAGTTGGCCGATGCGCTGAAACCCATCATCGCCTCCCGCCTCAACCTGACCGACCGCGTGCTGCGCCCTTAA
- a CDS encoding aldehyde dehydrogenase family protein: protein MIEKRQFYINGNWSDPATPSDYQVIDPSTEEPCAVISLGGQADTNAAVDAAKAAFPEWMKTTPAQRIALVEKLQKVYDARAEDMAQAISLEMGAPIDLARQQQAAAGSGHIAAFIAAAKKYEFEHPHDPNTPGSYIRNEPIGVTALITPWNWPMNQVTLKVIAAAVAGCTMVLKPSEESPLSAMVFGEMMDEAGFPPGVFNLVNGDGAGVGTQLTEHPDVDMVSFTGSSRAGKLISKAAADSLKRVSLELGGKGANLIFADADDDAVKRGVLHCMNNSGQSCNAPTRMIVQREVYDRAVETATKVAESIKVGPASEEGDHIGPVVNKVQFDKIQDLIQKGIDEGARLVAGGTGRPDGLNRGFYVKPTIFADVNNNMIVAREEIFGPVLSIIPFDTEEDGISIANNTPYGLTDYLQTQDPARAARVARALRAGMVEVNGKSRGAGAPFGGMKQSGNGREGGAWGIEDFIEVKSVSGYDPAAA, encoded by the coding sequence ATGATCGAGAAGCGTCAGTTTTATATCAATGGCAACTGGTCCGACCCGGCAACCCCTAGCGATTACCAAGTGATTGACCCCTCGACAGAAGAGCCATGCGCCGTCATCAGCTTGGGCGGTCAGGCCGACACTAACGCCGCCGTGGACGCCGCCAAGGCCGCATTTCCGGAGTGGATGAAGACAACTCCCGCACAGCGCATCGCGTTGGTCGAGAAGCTGCAAAAAGTCTATGATGCCCGCGCCGAGGATATGGCACAGGCCATCAGCCTTGAGATGGGCGCGCCCATTGATCTGGCGCGGCAGCAGCAGGCCGCAGCAGGATCGGGCCATATCGCCGCCTTTATCGCGGCCGCGAAAAAATATGAGTTTGAGCACCCGCATGACCCCAACACCCCCGGCAGCTATATCCGCAATGAGCCGATCGGCGTTACCGCGTTGATCACGCCGTGGAACTGGCCGATGAATCAGGTCACGCTCAAAGTGATCGCCGCTGCCGTCGCGGGCTGCACCATGGTGCTGAAGCCCAGCGAGGAATCGCCCCTGTCGGCGATGGTGTTCGGCGAGATGATGGACGAAGCAGGCTTCCCGCCCGGCGTCTTTAACCTGGTCAATGGCGACGGCGCTGGCGTCGGCACACAGCTAACCGAGCATCCGGACGTCGACATGGTTAGCTTCACCGGCTCATCCCGCGCAGGCAAGCTGATCTCAAAGGCGGCCGCCGATTCGCTGAAACGCGTCAGCCTTGAGCTGGGCGGCAAAGGTGCAAACCTGATCTTTGCCGATGCCGACGATGATGCCGTCAAGCGCGGCGTGCTCCATTGCATGAATAACTCGGGCCAGTCCTGCAACGCGCCGACCCGCATGATCGTGCAACGCGAGGTCTATGACAGAGCAGTGGAAACTGCGACCAAGGTTGCCGAGTCAATCAAGGTCGGACCTGCCAGCGAAGAAGGCGACCACATCGGCCCCGTCGTCAACAAGGTTCAGTTCGACAAGATTCAGGACCTGATCCAGAAGGGTATTGATGAGGGCGCGCGCCTCGTCGCGGGCGGCACTGGACGTCCTGATGGCCTGAACCGCGGCTTTTATGTCAAACCGACGATCTTTGCGGACGTGAACAACAACATGATCGTCGCCCGCGAAGAGATTTTTGGCCCGGTCCTTTCGATTATCCCCTTCGACACCGAGGAAGACGGCATTTCTATCGCCAACAACACGCCCTACGGCCTGACTGACTACCTTCAGACCCAAGATCCGGCACGTGCCGCCCGCGTCGCACGCGCGCTGCGCGCCGGCATGGTCGAGGTAAATGGCAAGAGCCGCGGCGCCGGCGCACCCTTTGGCGGGATGAAGCAGTCCGGGAACGGCCGCGAAGGCGGTGCATGGGGCATTGAGGACTTCATCGAGGTGAAGTCTGTGTCTGGCTACGACCCAGCCGCCGCCTGA
- a CDS encoding peroxiredoxin has product MALRINDTVPDFTAETDQGTIKFHDFIGDNWAILFSHPKDFTPVCTTEFGAVARLADEWKKRGTKVIGVSVDGVEDHKRWKGDIEKVAGTNAGFPIIADEGLEVSKAFDMLPAEAYMPDGRTPNDSATVRAVFIIGPDKKLKLSMTYPMNVGRNFAEVLRALDGLQTAAKNGVATPADWQVGEDVVIPTALNDADAKDKFGEFKTVLPYLRMAKLKG; this is encoded by the coding sequence ATGGCACTGCGTATCAACGATACCGTTCCTGATTTCACCGCCGAGACCGACCAAGGCACGATCAAGTTTCACGATTTCATCGGTGATAACTGGGCGATCCTGTTTTCTCACCCCAAGGACTTTACGCCGGTCTGCACCACAGAATTCGGCGCCGTTGCACGGTTAGCGGATGAGTGGAAAAAACGCGGCACGAAGGTGATCGGCGTGTCGGTCGACGGCGTCGAGGATCACAAGAGGTGGAAAGGCGATATTGAGAAAGTCGCCGGCACGAATGCCGGTTTCCCGATCATTGCAGATGAGGGTCTGGAAGTGTCCAAGGCATTCGACATGCTGCCCGCCGAGGCATACATGCCCGATGGCCGCACTCCGAATGACAGCGCGACCGTGCGCGCAGTGTTCATTATCGGACCCGACAAAAAGCTGAAGCTGTCGATGACGTACCCGATGAACGTGGGCCGCAACTTTGCCGAGGTCCTGCGCGCACTGGATGGTTTGCAGACAGCGGCCAAGAACGGCGTCGCGACCCCGGCCGACTGGCAAGTGGGCGAGGACGTGGTGATTCCAACGGCGCTGAACGATGCCGACGCCAAGGACAAATTCGGTGAGTTCAAGACGGTCCTGCCGTACCTGAGGATGGCCAAACTCAAGGGCTAG
- a CDS encoding transglycosylase SLT domain-containing protein: MLLRAVLVASLGLTAACASTPPKATPTVSTSSTTRLYPGETPEIRELVNKYADHYQVPRPLVHKVIQRESDYRPKARNGPYFGMMQILPATARGMGFAGKNSDLLDADTNLHFAVKYLRGAWLVSDGDIDKAVMWYARGYYYEARNRCLLVETELQTREIAKHCG, from the coding sequence ATGCTTCTGCGCGCCGTTCTCGTCGCCTCGCTCGGCCTTACCGCCGCCTGCGCAAGCACACCGCCCAAGGCTACGCCGACGGTATCCACCAGCTCTACCACGCGGCTATATCCGGGCGAGACGCCCGAAATTCGCGAACTGGTGAACAAGTATGCAGATCACTATCAGGTGCCCCGCCCGCTGGTGCACAAAGTCATCCAGCGTGAGAGTGATTATCGCCCCAAGGCGCGCAACGGCCCCTATTTTGGAATGATGCAAATCCTGCCCGCGACAGCGCGAGGCATGGGATTTGCAGGAAAGAACAGCGATCTGCTGGACGCCGACACAAACCTGCATTTCGCGGTCAAGTATTTGCGCGGCGCATGGTTGGTTTCGGACGGCGATATCGACAAAGCGGTGATGTGGTACGCGCGCGGGTACTACTACGAGGCGCGCAATCGCTGCCTGCTAGTTGAGACCGAGCTACAGACACGCGAAATCGCCAAGCATTGCGGCTGA
- a CDS encoding EVE domain-containing protein → MQYWLFKSEPSAWGWSDQVARGDAGEQWDGVRNYQARNIMRQMAVGDRGFFYHSQKERAIVGVVEVCAAIHPDTTSSDPRWECVDIRALMPVLRPVTLDSIKADPRLADMALVRQARLSVQPVTPAAWDIICEMAGVDA, encoded by the coding sequence ATGCAATACTGGCTGTTCAAATCCGAGCCGTCCGCCTGGGGCTGGTCCGATCAGGTCGCACGCGGCGACGCGGGCGAGCAGTGGGACGGCGTGCGCAACTATCAGGCCCGCAATATCATGCGCCAGATGGCCGTCGGCGATCGCGGATTTTTCTACCACAGCCAAAAAGAGCGCGCGATCGTCGGCGTGGTCGAGGTGTGCGCGGCCATCCATCCAGATACCACCTCCAGCGACCCCCGATGGGAATGTGTCGATATTCGCGCCCTCATGCCTGTGCTCCGCCCCGTCACGCTGGACAGCATAAAGGCCGATCCGCGTCTGGCGGACATGGCGCTGGTTCGGCAGGCGCGCTTATCGGTGCAGCCGGTCACGCCTGCGGCATGGGATATCATCTGCGAAATGGCAGGCGTCGACGCCTGA
- a CDS encoding YciI family protein: protein MLIALIARDKPGALQIRVDTRDAHVAYLKSSGAVSQAGPLLDAQGQMFGSLVILEVEDMEAAEAWAANDPYLHAGLFEHVELVPWKKVI, encoded by the coding sequence ATGTTGATCGCCCTCATCGCCCGCGACAAACCCGGCGCGTTGCAAATCCGCGTTGATACACGCGACGCACATGTTGCCTATCTGAAATCGTCAGGCGCCGTGTCGCAGGCCGGCCCGCTGCTGGATGCGCAAGGACAGATGTTCGGATCGCTCGTCATTCTAGAGGTGGAGGACATGGAAGCCGCCGAGGCGTGGGCGGCAAATGATCCCTACCTTCATGCGGGTCTTTTTGAGCATGTCGAACTTGTCCCTTGGAAGAAGGTGATCTGA
- the tsaD gene encoding tRNA (adenosine(37)-N6)-threonylcarbamoyltransferase complex transferase subunit TsaD: protein MSDTLTILGLESSCDDTAAAILRVGATAEILAQTVQGQGQLHAAFGGVVPEIAARAHAEKLDLCVAEVLRASGLKLRDMDAIAVTAGPGLIGGVMSGVMCAKGLAAGANLPLIGVNHLAGHALTPRLTDNVAYPYLMLLVSGGHCQFLRVDGPQDYTRLGGTIDDAPGEAFDKTARLLGLPQPGGPAVEAEAALGDPARYAFPRPMLDRPGCDMSFSGLKTALLRTRDTIVAAQGGLRVQDRRDLCAGFQAAMRDVLAEKARRALAACPDLRVIAVAGGVAANQAIRGALMHVAAEAGAQFVAPPLALCTDNAAMIAYAGAELFRAGHRDDMTLAARPRWPLDSTAPAMLGSGRKGAKA from the coding sequence ATGAGCGACACCCTGACCATCCTCGGACTGGAAAGCAGCTGCGACGATACCGCTGCTGCAATCCTGCGCGTGGGGGCTACCGCCGAAATACTTGCCCAGACGGTACAAGGCCAAGGGCAGTTGCACGCAGCCTTCGGCGGCGTAGTGCCAGAAATCGCTGCGCGCGCTCATGCCGAGAAGCTGGACCTGTGCGTGGCCGAAGTGCTGCGCGCCTCGGGCCTGAAATTACGGGATATGGACGCTATCGCAGTGACCGCCGGGCCCGGCCTGATCGGCGGCGTCATGTCCGGCGTCATGTGCGCGAAGGGGCTGGCAGCTGGCGCAAACCTGCCTCTGATCGGGGTTAATCACCTGGCCGGTCATGCGCTTACGCCGCGCCTGACCGATAACGTGGCCTACCCTTACCTTATGCTGCTGGTGTCGGGCGGGCATTGCCAGTTTCTGCGCGTCGACGGCCCGCAGGACTATACACGCCTAGGCGGCACCATTGACGATGCCCCGGGCGAGGCGTTTGACAAGACGGCGCGCCTGCTAGGCTTGCCCCAGCCCGGCGGCCCTGCAGTGGAGGCAGAGGCGGCCTTGGGCGATCCAGCGCGATACGCCTTTCCGCGCCCGATGTTGGACCGGCCCGGCTGTGATATGTCGTTCTCGGGGCTAAAGACGGCCCTGCTGCGCACTCGCGATACTATAGTTGCCGCGCAAGGTGGGCTAAGGGTTCAGGACCGCCGCGACCTCTGCGCTGGGTTTCAGGCCGCGATGCGCGATGTGCTGGCAGAAAAGGCGCGCCGCGCGCTGGCCGCCTGCCCTGATCTGCGCGTGATTGCCGTCGCGGGCGGAGTTGCCGCAAATCAGGCGATCCGAGGCGCACTGATGCACGTCGCAGCTGAGGCAGGCGCGCAGTTCGTCGCGCCGCCGCTGGCGCTGTGCACCGATAACGCCGCGATGATTGCCTATGCCGGCGCCGAGTTGTTCCGCGCGGGCCATAGAGACGATATGACCCTTGCCGCGCGGCCCCGCTGGCCGCTGGACAGCACCGCGCCCGCGATGCTGGGATCGGGCCGCAAGGGCGCCAAAGCGTAA
- a CDS encoding uroporphyrinogen-III synthase: MPPVILITRPEPYGAEFAATLRTLPGGDLPTILSPALQIGALGTVPDLGAYRWLIFTSRNGVRYFAGASARRDIPVYAVGDATADEARRAGMEAISCGGDARDLVARIIADGARGPMLHLRGAHTAADIAGVLTAAGIKTDEAILYSQRSAPLTDAARACLMGDAPVIAPVFSPRSAAALFNDVPTTAPVVVLAISDAAATCIPEGAAREVIIADHPDMAAMLRAWPQALSAAYRLEGTIRAE; this comes from the coding sequence TTGCCCCCGGTCATCCTTATTACGCGACCCGAGCCTTATGGCGCCGAATTCGCCGCAACCTTGCGCACGCTGCCGGGGGGCGATCTGCCGACGATCCTGTCGCCTGCGTTGCAAATCGGGGCGCTTGGCACCGTGCCGGACCTTGGCGCTTATCGTTGGCTGATCTTTACCTCTCGCAATGGCGTGCGCTATTTTGCGGGTGCCAGTGCGCGGCGCGATATCCCCGTCTATGCCGTCGGCGACGCCACCGCCGATGAGGCGCGCCGTGCGGGGATGGAGGCTATATCCTGTGGCGGCGACGCGCGCGATTTGGTCGCGCGTATCATCGCAGATGGTGCACGCGGCCCCATGCTGCACCTGCGCGGCGCGCACACGGCAGCTGATATTGCCGGAGTGCTAACGGCCGCCGGGATCAAGACAGACGAGGCAATCCTCTACTCGCAGAGGTCCGCGCCGCTCACGGATGCCGCTCGCGCCTGCCTTATGGGGGATGCGCCTGTGATTGCGCCAGTGTTCTCGCCGCGTAGTGCGGCGGCACTGTTCAATGACGTGCCGACAACCGCTCCTGTCGTGGTTTTGGCGATCAGCGATGCGGCCGCCACGTGCATTCCCGAGGGTGCCGCGCGCGAGGTAATCATCGCAGACCATCCCGATATGGCGGCCATGTTGCGCGCGTGGCCCCAGGCGCTGTCGGCGGCCTATCGCCTTGAGGGAACGATACGCGCAGAGTAA
- a CDS encoding heme biosynthesis protein HemY — protein MLWSIIKIVVFLALVVMVTFGASYLLDLDGGVRIVMAGVELNLTPLKAVMALAILILGLWLLMKLAALLIAVLKFINGDETAISRYFDRNRQEKGYRALSEGMMALASGEGDVAMARAAKAERYLRKPALTNLVTAQAAEMQGNRTKAEEVYKRLLKDDRTRFVGVRGILRQKLADGDTETALKLAQTAFGLKPAHPEIQDTLLRLQTGKEDWSGARETLGAKLKHGNIPRDVHKRRDAVLALSEARDIAVEGKTVEAREASIEANRLSPHLIPAAVMAARSYIAQGAPRYAARVIRKAWDQQPHPDLAAAFAAIAPDETPQQRLKRFGKLITARPDHRESKLVEAELNLAAEDFPAARRALGDQVEKDPDARVLTIMAAIERGEGAPDRVVKGWLARALAAPRGPQWICNNCQHIHGDWAPACENCGAFDTLEWKSPPLNDVISPTGIEMLPLIMGDMDGVSAQDVVRVVDAEIVPETPDAPVTPDEVTPAEK, from the coding sequence ATGCTGTGGTCAATCATAAAGATCGTCGTTTTTCTGGCCCTCGTCGTGATGGTCACCTTTGGCGCGTCCTACCTGCTGGATCTGGACGGAGGCGTGCGTATCGTCATGGCGGGGGTCGAGTTGAACCTGACCCCGCTCAAGGCCGTAATGGCTTTGGCCATCCTGATACTGGGTCTGTGGCTACTGATGAAATTGGCGGCTCTGCTGATCGCGGTGCTCAAGTTCATTAACGGGGACGAGACGGCAATATCGCGCTATTTTGACCGCAATCGCCAAGAAAAGGGCTACCGCGCCCTGTCTGAGGGGATGATGGCGCTGGCCTCGGGCGAGGGCGACGTGGCGATGGCCCGCGCGGCCAAGGCCGAGCGTTACCTGCGCAAACCCGCGCTGACGAACCTTGTTACCGCACAAGCTGCCGAAATGCAGGGCAACCGCACCAAGGCTGAGGAGGTGTATAAACGCCTGCTCAAGGACGACCGCACCCGTTTTGTCGGCGTGCGCGGAATTCTGCGGCAAAAGCTGGCGGACGGCGATACCGAGACGGCGCTGAAATTAGCGCAGACGGCATTTGGCCTCAAGCCTGCGCACCCTGAAATTCAGGACACCCTGCTGCGCTTGCAGACCGGAAAAGAGGACTGGTCTGGCGCGCGCGAAACGCTGGGCGCCAAGCTGAAGCACGGCAATATCCCACGCGACGTTCACAAGCGACGTGACGCTGTATTGGCCTTGTCAGAGGCACGCGACATTGCCGTAGAAGGCAAAACTGTTGAGGCACGCGAAGCGTCAATCGAAGCGAACCGCCTGTCGCCCCATCTGATCCCCGCCGCCGTCATGGCTGCGCGCAGCTACATCGCGCAAGGCGCGCCGCGCTACGCCGCCCGTGTGATCCGCAAAGCGTGGGACCAGCAACCACATCCCGATCTGGCCGCTGCATTTGCTGCCATTGCCCCCGATGAAACGCCGCAGCAACGCCTCAAGCGGTTCGGCAAGTTGATCACGGCGCGCCCGGATCACCGCGAGTCAAAGCTGGTCGAGGCAGAGCTAAACCTTGCCGCCGAGGATTTCCCTGCCGCGCGCCGCGCCTTGGGCGATCAGGTGGAGAAGGATCCAGATGCCCGCGTTCTGACAATCATGGCAGCGATCGAGCGCGGTGAGGGCGCCCCCGACCGTGTGGTCAAGGGCTGGCTGGCCCGCGCACTGGCTGCGCCGCGCGGCCCGCAATGGATCTGCAATAATTGCCAGCATATCCACGGTGATTGGGCACCCGCCTGCGAGAATTGCGGCGCCTTCGACACACTGGAATGGAAGTCCCCGCCGCTGAACGACGTCATTTCGCCCACTGGCATCGAGATGTTGCCGCTGATCATGGGCGACATGGACGGCGTAAGCGCGCAAGATGTAGTGCGCGTGGTTGACGCCGAAATCGTTCCCGAGACACCGGATGCACCCGTCACCCCGGACGAGGTTACACCAGCTGAAAAATAG
- a CDS encoding ATPase domain-containing protein, with translation MKDDVRTDRQPRLTTGTRGLDDVLQGGVTPQRLYLVEGTPGSGKTTLALKFLMEGRKARDRGIYITLSETVDELTAVAQSHGWTLDGIDLFEMVAEDEFNSDNEQSLLHPSEVELGETVRGIIELVERTNPARVVLDSLSELRLLAQNPLRYRRQILALKHFFARRKCTVLMLDDRTAEPGDLQLHSIAHGVISLEHLANDFGSERRRLRVIKMRGLKYYGGYHDFTIERGGICVYPRLIAAEHHRSFSSEPVTTGLAELDALLGDGLFPGTNALLAGPAGVGKTTTAVRCMIAALRRGQKAAYFLFDERLATLMIRSKALDMDLQPFIDNGLLEIRQIDPAELSPGQFASAVRSAVEEDEVSIVVIDSLNAYLQAMPSDNFLVLQMHELLSYLAQQGVVSLMILGQHGVTGDLRSDIDISYLADTVMMLRFFEAEGQVRKSIAVIKTRTSDHERSIREFSIDGNGMSIGAPIRSFSGILSGSPVYTPKNDNLLSLETGDKAKNE, from the coding sequence ATGAAAGATGATGTCAGAACTGACCGACAGCCTAGGCTCACGACGGGAACGCGTGGGTTGGATGATGTCCTGCAGGGCGGCGTGACGCCTCAGCGGCTCTACCTCGTCGAAGGCACGCCGGGATCCGGAAAGACTACTCTCGCACTTAAGTTCTTGATGGAGGGTCGCAAAGCGCGAGATCGGGGGATCTACATAACGTTATCTGAAACAGTCGATGAATTGACTGCCGTGGCACAGTCCCATGGCTGGACGCTGGACGGCATCGACTTGTTTGAGATGGTAGCAGAAGATGAGTTTAACTCCGATAACGAGCAGTCCTTGCTGCATCCGAGCGAGGTTGAACTGGGCGAAACAGTACGCGGAATCATTGAGCTAGTCGAAAGAACCAATCCGGCCCGTGTCGTTCTCGACAGCCTTTCTGAATTGCGGCTCTTGGCGCAGAATCCACTTCGTTATCGTCGGCAGATACTTGCACTCAAACACTTCTTCGCGCGTCGAAAATGTACCGTCCTGATGCTTGACGACAGAACAGCCGAACCGGGTGATCTGCAGCTGCATTCTATCGCGCATGGTGTCATCTCTCTAGAGCATTTGGCGAACGATTTCGGATCGGAGCGTCGACGCCTGCGCGTGATCAAGATGCGAGGGCTGAAGTACTACGGTGGTTACCACGACTTCACGATTGAGCGGGGCGGCATCTGCGTTTATCCCCGCCTGATCGCTGCGGAGCACCATCGTAGCTTTTCCAGCGAGCCTGTGACGACCGGTCTGGCTGAACTGGATGCACTTCTGGGTGACGGCCTTTTCCCGGGCACCAACGCTCTGCTGGCAGGGCCCGCTGGTGTTGGCAAGACGACGACTGCGGTGCGCTGTATGATAGCTGCATTGAGGCGCGGTCAGAAGGCGGCGTACTTCTTGTTTGATGAGCGCTTGGCTACGCTGATGATCCGGTCGAAAGCTCTCGACATGGATTTGCAGCCTTTTATTGATAATGGCCTGCTAGAAATCCGGCAGATTGATCCGGCAGAGTTGTCGCCGGGGCAATTCGCAAGCGCGGTCCGGAGTGCGGTGGAAGAGGACGAAGTGAGCATCGTTGTGATCGACAGCCTGAACGCATACCTCCAAGCTATGCCCAGCGACAATTTCCTCGTGCTGCAGATGCACGAGCTTTTGAGCTATCTTGCCCAACAGGGCGTTGTTTCGCTGATGATCCTTGGCCAGCACGGCGTGACCGGTGATCTCAGGTCGGATATCGATATCAGCTATCTGGCCGATACAGTGATGATGCTGCGGTTTTTCGAGGCAGAAGGACAGGTCCGTAAGTCCATCGCTGTCATAAAAACGCGAACGTCCGATCATGAGCGCAGCATTCGGGAGTTCAGCATTGATGGCAACGGCATGTCGATCGGCGCGCCGATCCGTAGCTTCTCGGGCATTCTTTCGGGGTCTCCGGTCTATACACCGAAAAACGACAATCTGCTTTCTCTCGAAACTGGCGACAAGGCCAAGAACGAGTGA